From a single Paenibacillus sp. FSL W8-0426 genomic region:
- a CDS encoding serine hydrolase domain-containing protein — translation MAGVKRVRKRKVQNLFRCLVCLVVILVSVGEYVKTVEAAPLSQTPRKIEEFKHLLDEQVPVWQDKYDVPGLTVGIVHEGRVAYLLNYGYADKKNKIELTDQTLFQAGSISKSVTAWGVLKLVEKGLVSLDDPVEKYLTSWKLPDAKFNPDEVTIKRLLSHTAGLSAHKGYLGTAPQSRLSSIEDSLNGKGLFNEPVRITDTPGEKEVYSGGGYTILQLVIEEVTGMAFERYMEEEVLKPLGMDSSSFHQDPNDPRMSKAYGYFGQELPNYQFTEQAAAGLKTNSTDMMKLILASMDHLNRMQGNGLLENELVEEMQQPVIGESGLGVFIRKLSEEQTFIYHSGDNRGWHSLYGFIPETKEGLVILTNSDNGIDLRQDIYHAWIEYVTGSLPEGHSSLTQSRTNNFILSISIGTLFGIYVIMFGIRMATGRRVFFTKLKDKYVVKLGCRTLLLVAAGALLFYASYVWQILNLSSGRKDYVMLILAWLFVLVLTGFYPKKRKLKSPERSSFNNPISLNPE, via the coding sequence ATGGCAGGAGTGAAACGGGTGCGCAAAAGAAAGGTACAAAATCTATTTCGATGTTTGGTATGTCTTGTCGTGATCTTGGTTTCAGTTGGGGAGTATGTGAAGACGGTTGAAGCAGCCCCCCTCTCTCAGACGCCACGAAAAATAGAGGAATTCAAGCACCTATTAGATGAACAGGTTCCGGTATGGCAGGATAAATATGATGTACCCGGATTGACCGTCGGCATAGTTCACGAAGGTCGTGTCGCTTATCTTCTCAACTATGGTTATGCCGATAAGAAAAACAAGATCGAACTGACCGATCAAACCTTGTTCCAGGCGGGCTCGATATCCAAAAGCGTTACAGCATGGGGAGTCCTAAAATTGGTAGAAAAGGGGCTCGTTTCGCTCGACGACCCTGTTGAAAAGTACTTGACCTCGTGGAAATTACCTGACGCCAAGTTTAATCCTGATGAGGTCACCATAAAACGATTGTTAAGTCATACGGCAGGCTTATCTGCCCATAAAGGGTATCTCGGTACGGCACCGCAAAGCCGGCTTTCCAGTATAGAAGATTCGTTGAACGGAAAAGGCCTATTTAATGAACCTGTGAGGATTACCGATACGCCCGGGGAAAAAGAGGTTTACTCTGGTGGGGGCTATACCATTCTACAGCTCGTGATTGAGGAGGTTACTGGAATGGCATTTGAACGTTATATGGAGGAAGAAGTCCTTAAGCCGCTAGGCATGGACTCGAGTTCATTCCATCAAGATCCCAACGATCCCCGGATGTCAAAAGCATACGGTTATTTCGGACAGGAGCTTCCGAACTACCAATTTACCGAGCAGGCAGCGGCTGGACTTAAGACGAACTCCACGGATATGATGAAACTGATTCTGGCCAGCATGGACCATTTGAATCGGATGCAAGGGAATGGACTTCTCGAAAACGAGCTTGTAGAGGAGATGCAGCAGCCAGTAATAGGTGAGAGTGGATTGGGCGTATTTATCAGAAAGCTATCCGAAGAGCAGACGTTCATTTACCATTCTGGCGACAATCGAGGCTGGCATTCATTGTACGGTTTTATCCCGGAAACCAAGGAAGGCTTGGTCATTCTTACGAACAGCGATAATGGAATCGATCTGAGGCAGGATATTTACCATGCATGGATTGAATATGTAACCGGTTCGTTACCGGAGGGCCATTCTTCGTTGACTCAATCGAGAACGAATAATTTCATTCTATCCATTTCGATCGGGACCTTGTTTGGCATTTACGTGATAATGTTTGGTATAAGAATGGCTACCGGTAGAAGAGTCTTTTTCACCAAGCTTAAGGATAAATATGTTGTAAAATTAGGATGTAGGACATTACTTTTAGTAGCTGCCGGTGCCCTCTTATTCTATGCTTCTTATGTTTGGCAAATACTAAATTTAAGTTCCGGACGTAAAGATTATGTGATGCTGATCTTGGCGTGGCTATTCGTTCTTGTCCTCACGGGTTTTTACCCCAAAAAACGTAAATTGAAATCGCCAGAGCGTTCATCCTTTAATAATCCCATTTCGTTAAATCCTGAATGA
- a CDS encoding GNAT family N-acetyltransferase, whose amino-acid sequence MNIAFANDSDYEYIKGRDRHISENLISAKIKGKEIYIIRNLDGSNIGWMRYGYFWDNIPFMNIIWIDEPFRGKGVGNKVVLFWEEQMKQKGFNMVMTSTQADEGAQHFYRKLGYQDAGCLLLDTQPLEIILTKPLN is encoded by the coding sequence ATGAACATCGCTTTTGCAAATGATTCGGATTACGAATACATCAAAGGCAGGGACCGTCATATTTCAGAGAACCTCATATCCGCCAAAATAAAGGGGAAAGAAATCTACATCATAAGAAACCTGGATGGAAGTAACATCGGATGGATGAGGTATGGTTATTTTTGGGACAACATCCCGTTTATGAACATCATTTGGATCGATGAACCATTTCGGGGCAAGGGTGTAGGGAATAAAGTTGTTCTCTTCTGGGAGGAGCAAATGAAACAAAAGGGCTTCAACATGGTCATGACATCTACCCAGGCTGATGAAGGCGCACAACATTTCTATAGAAAGCTGGGCTATCAAGATGCTGGATGCCTATTACTTGATACACAACCATTGGAAATTATTCTGACCAAGCCATTAAACTAG
- a CDS encoding HIT family protein: MTASFSHQPEGYECPFCCIWGIERPNQGTKQRDIIYQNEKVTAFIAGKWWPNNKGHVLVIPNQHFENIYELPADYAVEIHRAAQLTAFAMKNTYGCDGISTRQHNEPAGNQDVWHYHLHVYPRYADDQLYLSKGSPSDPDERAFYADKLRSWIKKND; this comes from the coding sequence ATGACAGCATCATTTTCACATCAGCCTGAAGGGTACGAATGTCCATTTTGTTGTATTTGGGGGATCGAGCGACCCAATCAGGGAACCAAACAAAGGGATATCATCTACCAGAATGAAAAGGTAACAGCATTTATAGCGGGCAAATGGTGGCCCAACAATAAAGGACATGTTCTTGTTATTCCGAATCAACATTTCGAGAATATCTATGAACTCCCTGCGGATTACGCTGTTGAAATTCACCGTGCGGCACAGCTTACAGCATTTGCGATGAAAAATACATATGGATGCGACGGGATTTCTACGCGGCAGCATAATGAGCCTGCCGGCAATCAAGACGTGTGGCACTATCATCTCCATGTGTACCCTAGGTATGCGGACGATCAACTTTACCTGTCAAAGGGTTCACCGTCCGATCCGGATGAACGCGCTTTCTATGCGGACAAGCTGCGTTCCTGGATAAAGAAAAATGATTAA
- a CDS encoding helix-turn-helix transcriptional regulator: MENDIQRFIGDTTQLLPRIDWNIRFFGAHKQTVPSHWSMTKEFHHAFEILIVLDGTQETCLEKDRYVIQKNEILLIPPGFEHTNHCISSGSMTYFCAHFDIDEPSLRMKIMKNCDWVYTPDNPYYSRLRSCLQKWIDILEDQEISFSTAKLRAQVILFELLEILVDLQPTNSNVRTNQSMTTAKYAKEIAEAIKWTFKKKCIETNGKVDFTVHIQPIIASLGISPNYGLEVFQKIYQMSPRKYLSELKLQEAKILLQQPELSLNEIANRLGYKNLSHFSRQFKRWTGINPSAFRKKTSI; the protein is encoded by the coding sequence ATGGAAAACGATATACAACGATTTATTGGAGATACAACACAACTGCTTCCGCGTATTGACTGGAACATACGTTTTTTCGGTGCCCATAAGCAGACCGTTCCTTCACACTGGTCCATGACGAAAGAATTCCATCATGCTTTTGAGATATTAATTGTATTAGATGGCACTCAGGAGACATGTCTTGAAAAAGACCGTTATGTCATCCAAAAGAACGAAATTCTTCTTATTCCCCCTGGTTTTGAACATACCAATCATTGCATCTCTTCTGGTTCAATGACTTATTTTTGTGCTCATTTCGATATTGATGAACCTTCTTTGCGAATGAAGATCATGAAAAACTGCGATTGGGTCTATACGCCTGATAATCCGTATTACAGCAGGTTAAGGAGCTGTCTTCAAAAATGGATTGACATTTTAGAAGATCAAGAGATTTCATTTTCAACTGCAAAATTAAGAGCACAGGTTATCCTCTTTGAATTATTAGAAATACTTGTGGATCTGCAGCCAACAAACTCAAATGTAAGAACGAATCAATCCATGACCACTGCAAAATACGCCAAGGAAATTGCAGAGGCCATCAAGTGGACCTTCAAAAAAAAATGCATAGAAACAAACGGTAAAGTAGACTTTACCGTTCACATACAGCCGATTATTGCATCTCTTGGGATCAGCCCCAATTATGGTTTAGAAGTCTTTCAAAAGATTTACCAAATGTCACCTCGAAAATATTTATCCGAGCTAAAATTACAAGAAGCAAAAATCTTATTGCAGCAACCAGAGTTATCTTTGAATGAAATCGCCAATCGTTTAGGGTATAAAAATCTTTCTCACTTCAGCAGACAATTTAAGAGATGGACTGGAATAAACCCGTCCGCATTTCGTAAAAAGACAAGTATTTAA
- a CDS encoding family 43 glycosylhydrolase, with amino-acid sequence MTMINNPIIPGMAPDPSIIRVDDEYYIATSTFHWNPGIQIFKSSDLANWELINFALKKGEVDLRGTHTPAGIWAPHLSYDAFTKKYWLAYSHMINMAGREFNADSYAMWAEDIHGPWSAPMYLTSIGFDPAIFHDDDGKHYISILEWETREGYQAPGHIVIAEYDLEKGEVIGAWHRVTQGFTSRGCAEAPQIYKHKDYYYLIIAAGGTGYAHGVEIGRSTSIFGPYEPHPSKEPIITSSPRHLFSLGDPDAGHFEMYNPHSLMQKAGHGSLVQTHTGEWYIAHLMSRPLEGTLLNPLGRETSIQKMKWSQDGWLEMEDGSNLAKMEVKGMEGVQLSPVGSHDIHDHFDDINYDIRFMTPYRKQEASWVNTIERSGYLRIYGENSLFSQMNPAIMATRATSFHYEFQTRIEFLPDHYSETAGMGLYYDSNNWIYAHLTYSESSNGTVLSLLQANLGKRKELVQQTIPVPDNVVDLKVIYKSGMVDIFYRLEINQEWQLLKNDINAMYLSDEGVNGEPGEIGGFTGLFNFIGSVDAHQHDSYADFDFYSVKNF; translated from the coding sequence ATGACAATGATTAATAATCCGATAATACCTGGAATGGCACCAGACCCATCGATTATTCGGGTGGATGATGAATATTATATCGCAACGTCTACGTTTCATTGGAATCCAGGGATCCAGATCTTTAAATCATCAGATTTAGCCAACTGGGAACTTATTAACTTTGCATTAAAAAAAGGAGAGGTTGATTTAAGGGGAACACATACACCCGCCGGAATCTGGGCACCGCATTTATCCTATGATGCTTTCACAAAGAAATACTGGTTAGCCTACTCCCATATGATCAATATGGCTGGTCGTGAATTTAATGCGGATTCATACGCGATGTGGGCAGAAGATATACACGGGCCATGGTCAGCGCCGATGTATCTAACGTCCATCGGTTTTGATCCAGCCATTTTCCATGATGACGACGGAAAACACTACATTTCCATCCTTGAATGGGAAACAAGAGAAGGCTATCAAGCGCCCGGGCATATTGTCATCGCCGAGTATGACTTGGAAAAAGGTGAGGTCATTGGTGCTTGGCATCGAGTAACACAAGGGTTTACCAGTCGTGGGTGCGCAGAAGCACCGCAAATTTATAAACATAAAGACTATTATTATCTTATTATTGCTGCCGGTGGAACAGGCTACGCACATGGTGTGGAGATTGGGCGCTCCACATCTATCTTTGGCCCCTATGAACCGCATCCATCGAAAGAACCGATCATCACGTCTTCACCGCGGCATCTTTTTTCACTTGGCGATCCGGATGCGGGACATTTTGAAATGTACAATCCACATTCATTGATGCAAAAAGCAGGTCATGGTTCATTAGTTCAAACCCATACGGGCGAGTGGTATATTGCACATCTGATGTCACGCCCTCTGGAAGGAACTCTCTTAAATCCGTTAGGTCGGGAAACATCGATTCAAAAAATGAAATGGTCACAGGATGGGTGGCTCGAAATGGAGGATGGATCAAACCTCGCCAAAATGGAAGTAAAGGGGATGGAGGGAGTCCAGTTATCGCCTGTAGGATCCCATGACATCCATGATCATTTTGATGATATAAACTATGATATCCGCTTTATGACCCCCTATCGAAAGCAGGAAGCAAGTTGGGTAAATACAATCGAACGTTCCGGATATCTGCGCATTTACGGAGAAAACTCTCTTTTTTCGCAAATGAATCCTGCAATCATGGCAACTCGCGCGACATCATTCCATTATGAGTTTCAAACCAGAATTGAATTTCTCCCTGACCATTACTCCGAAACTGCCGGTATGGGACTCTACTATGATTCAAATAATTGGATCTATGCGCACTTAACGTATTCAGAATCATCAAATGGAACGGTGTTGAGCTTATTGCAGGCTAATCTAGGTAAACGTAAAGAATTGGTTCAACAGACGATCCCGGTTCCTGACAATGTAGTTGACTTAAAGGTTATCTATAAGTCGGGTATGGTGGATATATTTTATCGGTTGGAAATAAACCAGGAGTGGCAATTATTAAAAAACGATATCAATGCTATGTATTTATCAGATGAAGGCGTAAACGGCGAACCAGGTGAAATCGGTGGATTCACAGGACTGTTTAACTTCATAGGTTCGGTTGACGCACATCAACATGACTCATACGCAGACTTTGACTTCTACTCCGTAAAGAATTTTTAG
- a CDS encoding MFS transporter, producing MKTIPLKRLVPGLIIGPASWLGPYIATASLFLPAMIQHLDAENKINIVALFSALGMVVAAVSNMIAGYVSDRTQSRFGKRTPWLVSGAFVFMLAMIFASMATSIPVLLISWMLGQVALNFIVAPMVAWLDLAPDHGKGTASSAYGGLGMALGNNGFTILAAVFLGQYRLGFVIFGIITFIGTLIAAYIVREPSNLDEKMDQSSSPTKNAFSFKELVTVFPKWSIGRDYYLALIGKLSQGIGNFAITGYLLFIMTDFLHKDTTATQQSIQLINIIMLIFGIAMGFIAGPISDKFNILKLPVGLSTISLGIGALSLFFLQNDVGIMVYGFLAGLGMGIWNSLDNLLNLRVIPDKERVGLFLGIYNLGNTVTQAIAPVIAAFMISQIGFSSIFVMSFILAIIGGISILSIKSVTR from the coding sequence ATGAAAACGATACCGCTTAAACGATTAGTGCCCGGATTAATCATTGGACCTGCCTCCTGGCTGGGACCATATATTGCAACAGCAAGTTTATTTTTGCCTGCGATGATACAGCATTTGGATGCTGAAAATAAAATTAATATCGTAGCCTTGTTCTCCGCATTAGGGATGGTCGTGGCAGCCGTTTCTAATATGATCGCCGGATATGTCTCTGACCGTACCCAATCGCGTTTTGGTAAGCGGACGCCTTGGCTTGTCTCTGGAGCTTTTGTATTTATGTTGGCAATGATCTTCGCCTCAATGGCTACTTCCATACCTGTTTTGTTGATCAGTTGGATGCTTGGGCAGGTTGCATTGAATTTTATTGTGGCTCCAATGGTCGCTTGGTTAGATTTAGCACCCGATCATGGCAAAGGGACGGCTTCGTCCGCTTATGGCGGGCTAGGTATGGCGCTTGGAAACAATGGTTTTACGATTCTAGCCGCCGTTTTCTTGGGGCAGTATCGTTTAGGGTTTGTCATCTTTGGCATCATTACATTCATTGGTACACTGATCGCAGCGTATATTGTACGTGAACCATCCAATTTGGATGAGAAGATGGATCAATCATCATCACCAACGAAGAACGCGTTTTCATTCAAAGAATTGGTTACAGTGTTCCCTAAATGGTCTATCGGTCGTGACTACTATTTGGCTCTCATTGGAAAACTCTCTCAAGGCATTGGGAACTTTGCAATAACAGGGTATCTGCTGTTTATCATGACGGACTTCTTGCATAAAGATACAACAGCGACTCAACAATCGATACAGTTAATTAATATCATCATGTTAATATTTGGCATTGCCATGGGATTTATTGCTGGCCCGATCTCGGATAAGTTTAATATCTTAAAATTACCTGTTGGTTTATCTACCATTTCATTAGGAATTGGAGCACTGAGTCTGTTCTTCCTGCAAAATGATGTGGGTATCATGGTTTATGGGTTTTTGGCTGGTCTTGGTATGGGAATATGGAACTCCTTGGATAATTTATTGAATTTAAGAGTTATTCCTGATAAGGAACGAGTGGGATTGTTTTTAGGGATATACAACTTGGGAAATACGGTAACACAAGCAATAGCCCCCGTAATTGCAGCATTTATGATTTCACAAATAGGGTTTTCATCCATTTTTGTAATGTCATTTATTCTTGCAATCATCGGTGGTATATCCATCCTCTCTATAAAATCTGTAACTAGATAG
- a CDS encoding DUF3888 domain-containing protein codes for MKRFIGSLLTVIIFLMTMQHVCAEPNDEPLKRLVLTLLAPKIQEQINQYYTNKFTESPTFTPFLDGTDVDVEYFSSLIEVQVKTIPYVGPHLDVGIDSIRFSIDNSGSIVVVEYKHIRDYDLPPHWQEIIKTH; via the coding sequence ATGAAGAGATTTATCGGATCATTGCTAACGGTCATCATTTTCTTGATGACAATGCAGCACGTTTGCGCAGAGCCAAACGATGAACCATTGAAACGGCTTGTGCTGACTTTGTTAGCTCCAAAAATACAGGAACAGATTAACCAATACTATACTAATAAATTTACTGAATCACCTACGTTTACGCCTTTTTTGGATGGAACTGATGTAGACGTTGAATATTTTTCTTCACTTATTGAGGTTCAGGTTAAAACAATCCCGTACGTAGGACCTCATTTGGATGTTGGAATCGATTCGATAAGGTTTAGTATAGATAACTCCGGATCAATAGTGGTTGTAGAATATAAGCACATTCGGGATTATGACTTGCCTCCCCACTGGCAAGAAATTATTAAAACCCATTAA
- a CDS encoding methyl-accepting chemotaxis protein: MRQARNKKTDLRFKLYLIILVPLLAMGGLIIWATMDSSENASLMTMQHNNQQLAMNTASQLGQESEIIKTLYATASEESNEYKSLRDELVKVRLQSGALYVYMYNKTSDGWIYTVDGADWDDSEYSPYGTAMDFNPQIQERLLNGEVVTTGIVEDPTWGQLLSSFTPIKDSQGTVIGYLGIDISAAAVNQMSKASVNDAYRTIIPIFAVVLILSLVMMLFVVRGILRQVRDIKLSLEQVADGNLKVVSTPMTNDQLGDISHLINVMVAQLTNILMGIQQGSNTLQQSSNHIAETAQTNLRQTEELSRAIEEIATGSMKQAEETEHSVQHSENLGKIMDEVGSYVQQFTDTSEQLSAVQAQVTREHEALLEKGRENAKRVEHQQEISKSLTTQSELASTISGQIHGILKQTQILSLNASIEAARAGEAGKGFAVVAGEMGHLAQQSERSIQEIDEILSSFVQEIQRMSSHFDTNMAAAKEQEEQIAECLQTFRQVSRLSNEVQELAKRLESRTADMHSIRQEVEQHLSYIASATEETSAMTEEVAASAEEQQRSANELSNISGQLASLAGSLKSYSNQFQIEVRRSDRSE, encoded by the coding sequence GTGAGACAGGCTCGCAATAAAAAGACGGATTTAAGGTTTAAACTGTATTTGATCATTCTGGTTCCGCTATTGGCCATGGGTGGTCTAATCATATGGGCCACGATGGATTCCAGTGAAAATGCATCATTAATGACCATGCAGCATAACAACCAGCAGCTGGCAATGAACACGGCCTCTCAATTAGGCCAGGAATCGGAAATTATCAAAACATTATATGCTACTGCTTCGGAGGAGAGCAACGAATACAAAAGTCTTAGAGACGAACTCGTTAAAGTCAGGCTTCAATCTGGAGCCCTATATGTTTATATGTATAACAAAACTTCGGACGGATGGATCTACACCGTGGATGGAGCGGATTGGGACGATTCGGAATATAGCCCTTACGGGACTGCCATGGACTTCAATCCCCAGATTCAGGAGCGCTTGTTAAACGGTGAAGTCGTCACAACAGGCATCGTTGAAGATCCGACCTGGGGGCAGCTATTGTCCTCCTTTACGCCAATCAAGGATTCGCAAGGTACTGTAATCGGCTACCTGGGCATTGATATTTCCGCTGCAGCCGTGAATCAAATGTCCAAGGCATCCGTAAATGATGCGTATCGGACCATCATCCCGATTTTTGCGGTTGTGCTGATTCTATCTTTGGTCATGATGTTATTTGTGGTAAGAGGCATTCTCAGACAAGTACGCGATATTAAGTTAAGCCTCGAACAGGTCGCCGATGGGAATCTCAAAGTCGTATCCACACCCATGACAAACGACCAGCTCGGTGATATCAGTCATTTGATTAATGTCATGGTTGCCCAATTGACGAATATTTTGATGGGAATACAGCAAGGATCCAATACGCTCCAGCAGTCCTCAAACCATATTGCCGAAACGGCTCAGACAAACCTGCGTCAGACCGAAGAACTTTCCAGAGCGATCGAGGAAATAGCCACAGGCTCCATGAAACAAGCTGAAGAGACGGAACACTCCGTCCAGCACTCCGAGAATCTTGGCAAAATCATGGATGAAGTAGGTTCATATGTGCAGCAGTTCACCGATACTTCAGAACAGCTATCTGCCGTACAAGCACAAGTTACGCGAGAACATGAGGCTCTGCTTGAGAAGGGCCGGGAGAATGCCAAGCGTGTCGAGCATCAGCAGGAAATCTCTAAGTCCCTGACGACTCAGTCGGAACTCGCCTCTACCATTAGCGGACAAATTCACGGCATTTTAAAACAAACTCAAATTCTATCGCTGAATGCTTCCATCGAGGCAGCCCGGGCTGGCGAAGCGGGGAAAGGCTTTGCTGTCGTTGCTGGTGAAATGGGACACCTCGCTCAGCAATCCGAACGTTCGATTCAGGAGATTGATGAAATTCTGAGTTCATTCGTTCAAGAGATACAACGTATGAGTAGTCATTTTGATACGAATATGGCTGCAGCCAAGGAACAGGAAGAACAGATCGCTGAGTGCCTCCAGACGTTTAGGCAGGTTAGCCGCTTATCGAACGAAGTCCAGGAGCTGGCTAAACGTTTGGAAAGCCGGACGGCGGATATGCACTCCATTCGTCAGGAGGTGGAACAGCACTTGAGTTATATTGCTTCCGCAACCGAGGAAACATCGGCCATGACTGAAGAAGTCGCAGCAAGTGCTGAAGAGCAGCAACGTTCGGCCAACGAACTGTCGAACATCTCCGGACAGCTTGCCAGCCTTGCAGGCAGCCTCAAATCGTATTCCAATCAGTTTCAGATCGAAGTGCGCAGATCAGATCGTTCAGAATAA
- a CDS encoding LytTR family DNA-binding domain-containing protein: MNKLKTETLIILGYHEDQISRIKVSDIYYFEAVDGKVFAYCKNNVHEVKQKLYELEELCKEKHCFRASKSTILNIAKISSIHPSISGRFQALLDNGEKVVISRQYVPMLKHILGL; the protein is encoded by the coding sequence GTGAATAAACTAAAAACCGAAACGCTCATTATACTGGGTTATCATGAGGATCAGATCAGCCGCATCAAAGTTAGTGATATTTATTATTTTGAAGCTGTTGACGGAAAAGTGTTTGCATACTGTAAGAACAACGTTCATGAAGTCAAACAAAAGCTATATGAACTGGAGGAACTTTGCAAAGAGAAACATTGTTTTCGCGCTTCCAAATCCACCATTCTAAATATAGCTAAAATTTCCAGTATTCATCCGTCCATCAGCGGACGATTTCAAGCCTTATTGGATAACGGGGAGAAGGTTGTCATATCACGACAGTATGTACCCATGCTTAAACACATACTTGGATTATAA
- a CDS encoding DUF3021 family protein → MKYSELIKGMIRDFLIIFASIIIIITILRQIFAPDANFELKTIFIIMVFSFLGALTGIILYTPHAISENRMRLRVIFHFFFLEALLISLAVLLNLVYTTSGILLLALQIAAVYVIVRLLTYKNDKKEAQKINERLKTFKNEV, encoded by the coding sequence ATGAAATATTCCGAGCTCATTAAAGGAATGATCAGAGATTTCTTAATTATATTCGCCTCCATCATTATAATCATCACTATTTTGCGGCAAATCTTTGCTCCTGATGCAAATTTCGAATTAAAGACGATTTTTATAATTATGGTTTTCTCTTTTTTGGGTGCTTTGACTGGAATCATTTTATATACGCCGCATGCCATTAGCGAGAATAGAATGCGCCTCCGTGTCATTTTCCATTTCTTTTTTCTGGAAGCCCTTTTAATTTCTCTTGCTGTCCTATTGAATCTCGTATACACCACTTCCGGTATACTATTACTGGCGTTGCAAATTGCTGCAGTATACGTAATCGTTCGCCTACTGACGTATAAGAATGACAAAAAGGAAGCTCAAAAGATCAATGAAAGACTAAAAACATTTAAAAACGAGGTTTAG
- a CDS encoding dienelactone hydrolase family protein — translation MFIGFIMLSLGNVVVWEYTWGLFAGLLFLLAFKEMVALLRKQTPTPRYKTFSTVWKLLLLALTIVITLVPVLLFPQHRLPQVTGPYAVATATYSYVDKNRIEEFTDQGEHRAVNVEFWYPEQADGTYPLLVFSHGAFGIKTSNTSTFTELASHGYVVVSIDHPYHSFYTVSEDGKVVTINPEYMQEFNNANKGVYSLGEYFELNQKWMKLRTDDMDFVIDTILEQAVQKKDSLYERIDTQKIGVFGHSMGGAASVALSRERDDIDAVVNIDGPFYSELVYDKVTNELTAKSEAFTIPLLNVYSDDVWIQLDSSPPYIANRISNPYFNDAYNVHFKGAKHLSLTDLPLFSPILANLLHEGRKANIDKYYAIETQNELILRFFDYALKNQGQFAPKATY, via the coding sequence ATGTTTATCGGATTCATCATGCTGAGCTTGGGGAACGTTGTCGTATGGGAGTACACTTGGGGACTGTTTGCAGGTTTGCTTTTTCTATTAGCGTTCAAGGAAATGGTTGCGCTCCTGCGTAAACAAACACCCACTCCGCGTTACAAAACCTTCTCTACGGTGTGGAAATTGCTTTTGTTAGCGCTGACCATTGTCATTACCCTTGTTCCTGTTTTACTTTTTCCACAGCATAGGCTGCCGCAAGTGACAGGTCCGTATGCAGTGGCGACCGCCACTTACAGTTACGTGGACAAGAATCGTATCGAAGAATTTACGGATCAGGGAGAGCATCGAGCTGTTAACGTGGAATTTTGGTATCCTGAACAGGCAGACGGAACGTATCCTTTGCTTGTGTTCTCCCATGGAGCATTCGGTATTAAAACCAGCAACACGTCTACCTTTACAGAGCTTGCGAGCCACGGTTACGTCGTCGTTTCGATCGACCATCCCTATCATTCTTTTTATACGGTTTCCGAGGATGGGAAGGTCGTGACCATTAATCCCGAGTACATGCAAGAATTCAACAATGCAAATAAAGGGGTTTATTCGCTTGGGGAGTATTTCGAGCTAAATCAAAAATGGATGAAATTGCGAACGGATGATATGGATTTTGTCATAGATACGATCCTGGAACAAGCCGTGCAAAAAAAGGACTCTCTATATGAACGCATCGACACACAGAAAATAGGCGTGTTCGGTCATTCTATGGGGGGAGCGGCAAGCGTAGCACTGAGCAGGGAGCGCGATGATATTGACGCCGTAGTAAATATAGATGGTCCGTTCTATAGCGAGCTTGTATACGATAAAGTTACGAACGAATTAACTGCAAAATCCGAAGCTTTCACCATCCCGCTTCTTAACGTTTATTCGGATGATGTGTGGATACAGCTCGACAGCAGTCCTCCGTATATTGCGAATCGCATTTCGAATCCATATTTTAATGATGCATACAACGTTCATTTTAAAGGCGCAAAACATTTAAGTTTGACCGATCTACCTTTATTCTCGCCTATATTGGCAAACCTGTTGCATGAAGGCAGAAAAGCAAATATCGATAAATATTACGCGATTGAAACTCAAAATGAACTTATCCTTCGTTTTTTTGACTACGCTCTCAAGAATCAAGGTCAGTTTGCTCCAAAAGCGACGTATTGA